DNA sequence from the Sulfurimonas sp. HSL3-7 genome:
CGTACGGTTCGTAATAAAGATACATTAGCATTCCCTATTAAAGTGGGTGGTAAAGAGATGAATGTTGTTGCACAGGCGTATGAGTCTCATGCAGTAACAGGAAACCTTCTTCATGTTGACCTTATGGTTGCACAACCGGGCGTTGTAACAAAATACTATGTACCAGTTGTACCAGTAGGTTCACCGGTAGGTCTTAAAAACAAGGGTATGCTATACGTTGCAAAAAAACGTGTTCCTGTTAAAGCAGCGATCGAAAACGTACCAAACGCACTAGAGATCAATGTTGCACCACTTGACCTTGGCGACTCTGTACTGATCCGTGACCTTGATGCTATCGAAAATGTTAAATTTACCGACAGCGATCGTGTTTCTGTACTAAGTATCATCAAAGCGAAATAATTTGCTTATCGTCGGACTTGGTAATCCCGGTT
Encoded proteins:
- a CDS encoding 50S ribosomal protein L25/general stress protein Ctc — its product is MLEGIIRESIGKRGTKALRRDGYLIANIYGKGLENINAAFKANDFIRTVRNKDTLAFPIKVGGKEMNVVAQAYESHAVTGNLLHVDLMVAQPGVVTKYYVPVVPVGSPVGLKNKGMLYVAKKRVPVKAAIENVPNALEINVAPLDLGDSVLIRDLDAIENVKFTDSDRVSVLSIIKAK